The DNA window GAAAGGTAATTAGATCATTGAAATCTCCAGAAATCGCCCTACGAAACTTTGCAAGGGCGAATATGCTTGTTAAAAAATTTTCTCTAATAATAAGGTTTCTAAGCCTTCCCTCATCTTCCAGAGGTAATTCTGGAAAAACCTTCGAAACATGAGCTGCAAAAAGTCCAATTCCATCCTTTTGAGGTCTTGAATCTTCAAACGAGGGGTAAATATTGATAGCTTTAACACCACAAGAAGGAGATTTGTTTTTAAGTATGAAACCATCTACATCAGATATTGATTCTAAAAATGTCTGTGAAAATTTATTCATTTCCTCTGTTAAAATTTTCCCAGTCTTTGGTTGGAATAATTCCAATCCACCCCCTGAATCAACAACCCTTATGGGATCCCTTGGAACTCCCAAGCCCATACCCACTTCGGGACAAACCGGCAAAAAATCTGCATAGTCCTTTAATTTCTCAACTATGCTGCTCTTTATCATAAGGCCATTGTACCTGCACGGTGCAAATTCAATGCATTTACTCACTACTATCCTTGGTTTTTCAAAATCCATTTCTAATTTCTCCATAAGAACCTAGAATGAAAATTCCCATCCCATTAAACATTTGGTTTAATTAGATAATAGTCAAATAAAACTGAATTAATCCTTCTATCATGCGTTGAAGCTGCAAATAAAATCATTATGACAATTTAGCCCTGTCATAAACATTTTTAAGAGTGTGCATATCCACGCTGGTATAAATTTGAGTAGTACTTAGGTTTGAATGGCCTAATAATTGTTGTATTGCCCTTATGTCCACTCCATTTTTAAGCAGGTGAGTTGCAAAGGAATGTCTTAAAATGTGGGGTGTGACCTTCTTTTTAATGCCTGCTGCCTTTGCATAATCCTTGATCATCATCTGTATGTACCTGGGTGTTAGATGATTTCCGGATCTGTTTACAAAGAGGTAATCGCTATGATCTCCTCTGACTTGGAGATAACCCTCGAGGAGTTCCTTGGTTTGTTCATCAAATAGTACTATTCTGTCCTTTTCACCCTTTCCCCGGATACGAATGGTTCTGTCAGTCAGGTCAAAGCTATCTGAATGTAGTGTCACAAGCTCTGAAACCCTCAATCCAGAGGAGTATAATAAAGCAAGTATCACCTTGTT is part of the Methanobacterium lacus genome and encodes:
- a CDS encoding YbgA family protein, producing the protein MDFEKPRIVVSKCIEFAPCRYNGLMIKSSIVEKLKDYADFLPVCPEVGMGLGVPRDPIRVVDSGGGLELFQPKTGKILTEEMNKFSQTFLESISDVDGFILKNKSPSCGVKAINIYPSFEDSRPQKDGIGLFAAHVSKVFPELPLEDEGRLRNLIIRENFLTSIFALAKFRRAISGDFNDLITFHTKNKLFLMSRSPYYLKLMGQILANNDKKAIDNIKEEYQGLLFRSLAEDSNPSLNVNVMMHAMGYFSKGIKHDEKTLFLNTLNDYKNGRIPLLVCLKMLELWIIRFENDYLAEQTFFKPYPHDLMQITFI